In Treponema vincentii, a single window of DNA contains:
- a CDS encoding HPr family phosphocarrier protein produces MVTKKIIVQNRAGIHARPSSLIVQTANKFQSNIMFERENITVNAKSIMGVMTMAAGYQTELTVSADGVDEAEAIAALEQLFAAKFEEE; encoded by the coding sequence ATGGTAACAAAAAAGATTATTGTGCAAAATCGTGCCGGAATCCATGCGCGCCCCTCATCGTTGATTGTACAAACGGCAAATAAATTCCAGTCGAATATTATGTTTGAAAGAGAGAATATTACCGTCAATGCAAAATCCATTATGGGCGTGATGACGATGGCTGCAGGATATCAAACCGAGCTGACCGTTTCCGCCGACGGCGTCGACGAAGCTGAAGCGATCGCTGCACTTGAGCAGCTTTTTGCAGCAAAATTTGAAGAGGAATGA
- the holA gene encoding DNA polymerase III subunit delta has protein sequence MSTPLWLFTGPELGERSDALEALRKSAGKKYGQLDNHLFYAADTSISVVLDAVQNGSLFADARFAVVRNAEAIKKKEDIQALTQWVEQTPNEDGAFLVLISDEIGIDKKIEALVPKDHKKIFWELFENKKQDWIRRFFAQSRINIEHDAIDVLLELVENNTEALKTTCTHISLFFEPGTTLTAETVERLLAHNKEETPFTLFDALSNANLEYALNIRQKLTLSKESSPVQLIAGLTYCFRRLCDWHALVQTGGIDDFSLKKAGFTSKKAIDQYRRASRQWNEQTVYRIISLLNKTDMQIRTMGQELSGVLLDTCLYSIIYNQGRELAAYSNAAQLC, from the coding sequence ATGAGTACTCCTTTATGGCTTTTTACCGGCCCCGAATTGGGGGAACGGAGCGATGCGCTTGAAGCGCTGCGGAAGAGTGCAGGAAAAAAATATGGACAACTCGACAATCATCTCTTTTATGCGGCGGATACCTCAATATCGGTGGTGTTGGATGCCGTACAGAACGGTTCCCTATTTGCGGATGCTCGGTTCGCCGTTGTAAGAAATGCGGAAGCAATCAAGAAAAAGGAAGACATACAAGCGCTTACGCAGTGGGTTGAACAGACGCCCAATGAAGATGGCGCCTTTTTAGTGTTGATTTCCGATGAAATCGGCATCGATAAAAAAATTGAAGCACTAGTACCTAAAGATCATAAAAAAATATTTTGGGAACTGTTCGAAAATAAGAAACAGGATTGGATCCGCCGTTTTTTTGCACAGTCGAGGATCAATATTGAACATGATGCTATCGATGTTTTGTTGGAGCTGGTGGAGAATAATACCGAAGCGCTTAAAACTACATGCACACATATCAGCCTCTTTTTTGAGCCGGGAACAACGCTAACGGCGGAGACTGTTGAACGTCTGCTTGCCCATAATAAAGAAGAAACGCCGTTTACGCTTTTTGATGCATTGAGCAATGCCAATTTGGAATATGCGTTGAATATCCGCCAAAAGCTGACCCTTTCCAAAGAATCTTCGCCGGTACAGCTGATTGCGGGACTTACTTACTGCTTTCGACGGCTGTGCGACTGGCATGCTCTTGTGCAAACCGGCGGGATTGACGATTTCAGTTTAAAAAAAGCAGGCTTTACGTCGAAAAAAGCGATTGACCAATACCGCCGCGCAAGCAGACAATGGAACGAACAAACCGTGTACCGTATTATATCGCTCTTAAATAAGACCGATATGCAAATCCGTACGATGGGGCAAGAACTTTCGGGAGTGCTGCTCGATACTTGCCTCTACAGCATTATTTACAATCAAGGGCGTGAATTAGCCGCATATAGTAACGCTGCACAGCTGTGCTAA